The Oxyura jamaicensis isolate SHBP4307 breed ruddy duck chromosome 24, BPBGC_Ojam_1.0, whole genome shotgun sequence genome contains a region encoding:
- the MPZL3 gene encoding myelin protein zero-like protein 3 produces the protein MRGGGAAAAGGLLLPRGALILLGICNAFSLDIKASSKVRAFVGEKVLLTCTFKSISPITESLTVDWTYRPLTGGHMETIFHYQSVAYPTTVGKFKDRISWAGNVAKGDASIAIQSPVMSDNGTFICSVKNPPDVYHNIPQTVLIVTERGFSFQLTSAVLLSILVFLPSIIVVILMLVRLGRKSGVLKEKKKPGCKKSSIEVSDESEHTDTCSGRLKAWCLNCVDTDEEEPYC, from the exons atgaggggcggcggggcggcggccgcCGGCGGCCTTCTCCTCCCGCGGGGGGCCCTGATCCTGCTCG GTATCTGCAATGCTTTTTCCCTGGATATTAAAGCCAGTTCTAAAGTGCGAGCTTTCGTTGGTGAAAAAGTACTGCTGACGTGCACGTTCAAATCCATTTCTCCCATCACTGAGAGTCTGACAGTGGACTGGACGTACCGGCCCCTCACGGGTGGTCACATGGAGACA ATTTTTCATTATCAGTCTGTTGCCTACCCAACAACAGTGGGAAAATTCAAAGACAGGATATCCTGGGCTGGGAACGTTGCCAAGGGTGATGCTTCCATTGCTATCCAAAGCCCTGTGATGAGTGACAATGGGACGTTCATCTGCAGCGTGAAGAATCCTCCAGATGTGTACCACAACATTCCCCAGACAGTGCTGATAGTGACGGAGAGGG gcttttccttccagctgacTTCAGCGGTGCTGCTGTCCATTTTAGTATTTCTCCCTTCCATCATTGTGGTCATTCTGATGTTGGTGAGGTTGGGAAGGAAATCTGGAGtgctaaaggagaaaaaaaaacctggctGCAAGAAATCCTCTATTGAAGTGTCTGATGA GTCTGAACACACAGACACCTGCTCAGGGAGACTGAAAGCCTGGTGTTTGAACTGTGTG GACACAGATGAGGAAGAGCCATACTGTTGA
- the JAML gene encoding junctional adhesion molecule-like isoform X1, producing the protein MCHLCCSAWNWMKVMLSLTLVLVLLERCSGSAAWVFTEPQLQASAGDSVLLQCLLRDMADKSWTMVKVDWLHVPGAGTQKEEMVFYYYSNCSISVGRFRDRVQWQGDISRWDGSIQLRDVQVNDSGKYLCEIRLLQQSSIFKNHTVLHISPMAQRAGQGAVSAQGSPVLGDTGLWSMTVGCGSVAVVLAFLAGRTLRKRSAANTALERTRNEGSKDKAKEGIYCSMPGAEVHKAEQDTGKKRKAEETYITMHPSVFRENGIYVELARRVIPAEWMEEGRWDDRPSENPYSRPQEALPCPPESEE; encoded by the exons ATGTGTCACCTCTGCTGCTCCGCTTGGAACTGGATGAAGGTGATGTTGAGCCTGACTCTGGTGCTGGTATTGCTGG AGAGATGCAGCGGGTCGGCTGCCTGGGTGTTCACAGAGCCTCAGCTTCAGGCCAGTGCTGGGGActctgtcctgctgcagtgcctcCTCCGAGACATGGCAGACAAGAGCTGGACGATGGTGAAGGTGGACTGGCTGCATGTGCCAGGAGCGGGCACACAGAAG GAGGAGATGGTGTTTTATTACTACAGCAACTGTAGCATCTCCGTGGGCCGTTTCCGGGACCGGGTGCAGTGGCAGGGGGACATCTCCCGCTGGGATGGCTCTATCCAGCTGCGGGACGTGCAGGTGAACGACAGCGGCAAGTACCTGTGTGAGATccggctgctgcagcagagcagcatctTCAAGAACCACACGGTGCTGCACATCAGCCCCATGGCACAGAGAG CAGGTCAAGGCGCAGTGAGTGCCCAGGGCTCTCCGGTCCTGGGAGACACCGGGCTTTGGTCTATGACTGTGGGCTGTGGCTCTGTGGCCGTCGTGTTGGCATTCCTGGCAGGACGCACCCTGAGGAAGAG GTCTGCAGCCAACACGGCCCTGGAGAGGACCAGAAATGAAGGCAGCAAGGACAAAGCCAAG GAAGGGATTTACTGCTCAATGCCCGGAGCTGAGGTACACAAGGCTGAACAGGAcacagggaagaagaggaaagctgaggagaCCTACATAACCATG CACCCCTCTGTCTTCCGTGAGAACGGCATCTACGTGGAGCTGGCCAGGAGGGTGATCCCAGCAGAGTGGATGGAAGAGGGCAGATGGGATGACAGACCAAGTGAGAACCCCTACAGCAGACCACAGGAGGcccttccctgtcccccagAGAGCGAGGAGTAG
- the JAML gene encoding junctional adhesion molecule-like isoform X2, with protein MCHLCCSAWNWMKVMLSLTLVLVLLERCSGSAAWVFTEPQLQASAGDSVLLQCLLRDMADKSWTMVKVDWLHVPGAGTQKEEMVFYYYSNCSISVGRFRDRVQWQGDISRWDGSIQLRDVQVNDSGKYLCEIRLLQQSSIFKNHTVLHISPMAQRGQGAVSAQGSPVLGDTGLWSMTVGCGSVAVVLAFLAGRTLRKRSAANTALERTRNEGSKDKAKEGIYCSMPGAEVHKAEQDTGKKRKAEETYITMHPSVFRENGIYVELARRVIPAEWMEEGRWDDRPSENPYSRPQEALPCPPESEE; from the exons ATGTGTCACCTCTGCTGCTCCGCTTGGAACTGGATGAAGGTGATGTTGAGCCTGACTCTGGTGCTGGTATTGCTGG AGAGATGCAGCGGGTCGGCTGCCTGGGTGTTCACAGAGCCTCAGCTTCAGGCCAGTGCTGGGGActctgtcctgctgcagtgcctcCTCCGAGACATGGCAGACAAGAGCTGGACGATGGTGAAGGTGGACTGGCTGCATGTGCCAGGAGCGGGCACACAGAAG GAGGAGATGGTGTTTTATTACTACAGCAACTGTAGCATCTCCGTGGGCCGTTTCCGGGACCGGGTGCAGTGGCAGGGGGACATCTCCCGCTGGGATGGCTCTATCCAGCTGCGGGACGTGCAGGTGAACGACAGCGGCAAGTACCTGTGTGAGATccggctgctgcagcagagcagcatctTCAAGAACCACACGGTGCTGCACATCAGCCCCATGGCACAGAGAG GTCAAGGCGCAGTGAGTGCCCAGGGCTCTCCGGTCCTGGGAGACACCGGGCTTTGGTCTATGACTGTGGGCTGTGGCTCTGTGGCCGTCGTGTTGGCATTCCTGGCAGGACGCACCCTGAGGAAGAG GTCTGCAGCCAACACGGCCCTGGAGAGGACCAGAAATGAAGGCAGCAAGGACAAAGCCAAG GAAGGGATTTACTGCTCAATGCCCGGAGCTGAGGTACACAAGGCTGAACAGGAcacagggaagaagaggaaagctgaggagaCCTACATAACCATG CACCCCTCTGTCTTCCGTGAGAACGGCATCTACGTGGAGCTGGCCAGGAGGGTGATCCCAGCAGAGTGGATGGAAGAGGGCAGATGGGATGACAGACCAAGTGAGAACCCCTACAGCAGACCACAGGAGGcccttccctgtcccccagAGAGCGAGGAGTAG
- the SCN2B gene encoding sodium channel subunit beta-2 → MSPEAWLPQPTLYLTGLSLLLLLAPSAQGMEVMAPATINALNGTSVKLSCTFNSCYKVENKQFSLNWTYQECKNCSEELFLQFRTKIMNKQLDRFGNRVEFTGNPTKYDVSFTLNNVQLEDEGTYNCYVLNPPDRQRGHASISLKVLTKEPPKRDSTVAVIVGASVGGFLAVVILVLMVVKCVRRKKQQRLNTDDQKTEEEGKTDGEGNPDEGTK, encoded by the exons ATGAGCCCGGAAGCCTGGCTCCCGCAGCCCACCCTGTACCTCACTGGCCTCAGCTTGCTGCTCTTGCTGG CGCCCTCGGCACAGGGCATGGAGGTGATGGCTCCTGCCACCATCAACGCCTTGAACGGCACCTCCGTGAAGCTCTCCTGCACCTTCAACTCCTGCTACAAGGTGGAGAACAAGCAGTTTTCCCTCAACTGGACGTACCAGGAGTGCAAGAACTGCTCTGAGGAGCTG TTCCTGCAGTTCCGGACGAAGATCATGAACAAGCAGCTGGACCGCTTCGGGAACCGCGTGGAGTTCACCGGGAACCCCACCAAGTACGACGTGTCCTTCACCCTCAACAACGTGCAGCTGGAGGACGAGGGCACCTACAACTGCTACGTCCTCAACCCCCCCGACCGGCAGCGGGGCCACGCCAGCATCAGCCTCAAGGTGCTCACCAAAG AGCCCCCGAAGCGCGACTCGACGGTGGCCGTCATCGTGGGCGCCTCGGTGGGCGGCTTCCTGGCTGTGGTCATCCTCGTGCTGATGGTGGTGAAGTGCGTGCGCcggaaaaagcagcagaggctgAACACGGACGACCAGAAGacggaggaggaagggaagacaGACGGCGAAGGCAACCCAGACGAGGGCACCAAGTaa